One segment of Carya illinoinensis cultivar Pawnee chromosome 1, C.illinoinensisPawnee_v1, whole genome shotgun sequence DNA contains the following:
- the LOC122316777 gene encoding protein FAR1-RELATED SEQUENCE 5-like, producing MSTSRDHVEILDSSNSSADKVEINQKDGEVDVDKNIPEEGHTMSSSYVEPYVGLEFDDVEDALSCYKAFSRRAGISIRTNHTVLSSMEKSLIGVEYVCSIEGFRWYNLKLIERARPKAPETKCECKVMMTIKKNGSKWVVSKFVLQHNHELLTPRSTSLLCGHRWVTPTQKNLIHTLNESAIPTRKIMSILSKEHDGNYNIGCIPKDIHNYLGNGRKQLLEEGDAQKLYEYFLGSKRNNLGFVYLIQVDVDGSMGNCFWADGKSQAAYQYFGDVVTFDATYLTNRYKMPFVPFTGINYHHQSVMFGCALLINETAESYTWLLKTWLEAMLGRAPSTIITDDDKQWLRPSWRWTRVGSKSLIDLDLGSMLKELRSFLPWPGLMLQIFHGEEEDLIISDDDDDLHDPKQEDDFIDDVDVMLRDIRKTAADMQWHRDQRAIQQGILSHLADSEMWTTIDQEHACPRSPGNEIDVYLQPLIDELIDLWDNGVGAYDAKASETFRLHAALLWTINGSYLWKPLQVEH from the exons ATGAGTACATCTAGAGATCATGTTGAGATTTTGGATAGTTCTAATTCTAGCGCAGATAAAGTTGAGATAAATCAAAAGGATGGTGAGGTTGATGTTGACAAGAACATACCCGAGGAAGGCCATACAATGTCATCTTCATATGTGGAGCCGTATGTGGGGCTAGAGTTTGACGACGTAGAGGATGCACTTAGTTGCTATAAAGCCTTCTCCAGACGAGCTGGTATTAGCATTCGAACAAATCATACTGTATTGTCAAGCATGGAAAAATCATTAATTGGTGTAGAGTATGTGTGTTCAATAGAAGGATTTCGTTGGTATAATCTTAAACTTATAGAGAGAGCACGACCCAAGGCTCCAGAAACCAAGTGCGAGTGTAAGGTAATGATGACAATAAAGAAGAATGGAAGCAAATGGGTTGTGTCTAAGTTTGTCCTCCAACATAATCATGAGTTGTTGACACCTCGGAGTACAAGTTTGCTTTGTGGGCATAGATGGGTGACTCcgactcaaaaaaatttaatacatacGCTAAATGAGTCGGCGATACCAACACGGAAAATTATGTCCATTTTGAGTAAGGAGCATGATGGTAATTATAATATTGGTTGCATTCCTAAGGACATTCACAATTATTTGGGTAATGGAAGGAAACAACTTCTTGAAGAGGGAGATGCACAAAAGTTATATGAGTACTTTTTGGGAAGCAAACGTAATAATCTAGGCTTTGTATACTTGATCCAAGTTGATGTAGATGGGTCGATGGGAAATTGCTTTTGGGCGGATGGTAAATCACAAGctgcatatcaatattttggggatgttgttACGTTTGATGCTACGTACCTAACAAATCGGTACAAGATGCCCTTTGTCCCATTCACTGGAATTAACTATCATCATCAATCTGTAATGTTTGGATGTGCATTATTGATAAATGAGACAGCCGAGTCTTACACATGGTTATTGAAAACTTGGCTAGAAGCGATGCTTGGTCGTGCTCCATCTACAATAATAACTGATGATGACAAGCAATGGCTAAGGCCATCGTGGAG ATGGACAAGAGTTGGATCAAAATCATTGATAGATTTGGATCTAGGGAGTATGCTAAAGGAGTTAAGGAGTTTCTTACCTTGGCCCGGTCTCATGCTACAA ATTTTTCATGGTGAGGAAGAAGATTTAATcataagtgatgatgatgatgatctacATGATCCCAAACAAGAGGATGATTTCATTGATGATGTTGATGTTATGTTACGAGATATTCGG AAAACAGCAGCTGATATGCAGTGGCATAGGGATCAGCGAGCCATTCAGCAGGGGATTCTAAGTCATCTTGCTGACTCAGAGATGTGGACAACAATTGATCAAGAGCATGCTTG TCCAagatcaccaggaaatgaaatcgATGTTTATCTTCAACCTTTGATAGATGAATTGATTGATCTATGGGATAATGGTGTTGGTGCATACGATGCAAAGGCTAGTGAGACTTTCCGATTGCATGCAGCATTATTGTGGACAATCAATGGTTCCTACCTATGGAAACCTCTCCAGGTGGAGCACTAA